The Synchiropus splendidus isolate RoL2022-P1 chromosome 8, RoL_Sspl_1.0, whole genome shotgun sequence genome has a window encoding:
- the LOC128763499 gene encoding uncharacterized protein LOC128763499 isoform X3, with amino-acid sequence MATVTIEQSSSSPEWMDFETDLDMVLSTMKSMFGELPSAAAPQESPHLPGNVLPEVEQSGFTDGLNGTGTVTHDINPFQCGATTVPPYGGVLADHNVGAARAGFMSGANMQPLCCQCTHGMRWLQFPPQFLVPQPGGPVAGALVSPMYLDNSFMPYGFVNHQQGACFPCQKEQVPALEGGSVSSPGSFHNGKQCVRTKPCPEPSPQVLTSKRKRGVEPNGAYIRRPPNAFMVFMRENREIITRTLKPKHSVETNTILGEMVEFACSLCACWGFLRVLQFPPTAQRQAHWVHRTL; translated from the exons ATGGCAACAGTCACAATAGAGCAGAGCAGTTCCTCACCTGAGTGGATGGACTTTGAGACAGACCTAGACATGGTCCTCTCGACTATGAAATCTATGTTTGGCGAGCTTCCATCTGCGGCTGCTCCTCAAGAATCTCCCCATTTACCTGGGAATGTCCTACCTGAGGTGGAACAAAGTGGTTTCACCGATGGACTCAATGGGACGGGGACGGTCACACACGACATCAACCCCTTCCAATGTGGAGCCACAACAGTGCCGCCATATGGAGGGGTCCTGGCAGATCACAATGTTGGGGCAGCACGTGCTGGTTTCATGTCAGGAGCCAACATGCAGCCCCTATGTTGTCAATGCACACATGGGATGAGATGGCTGCAGTTTCCCCCTCAGTTCCTGGTGCCACAGCCAGGTGGACCTGTGGCTGGTGCTCTTGTGAGCCCCATGTATCTGGACAACTCCTTCATGCCGTATGGTTTTGTGAACCATCAACAAGGTGCTTGTTTCCCATGCCAG AAGGAGCAAGTACCAGCCCTGGAAGGTGGCAGCGTGAGTTCCCCAGGTTCTTT CCACAATGGCAAGCAGTGTGTCCGAACCAAACCCTGCCCTGAGCCTTCACCTCAGGTCCTCACGTCCAA ACGCAAACGTGGTGTGGAACCAAACGGAGCCTACATCAGGAGACCACCCAATGCCTTCATGGTCTTCATGAGGGAGAACAGGGAGATCATCACTCGTACCCTAAAACCCAAACACAGCGTGGAGACCAACACCATCCTGGGAGAGATG gtggagtttgcatgttctctctgTGCCTGTTGGGGCTTTCTCCGggttctccagtttcctcccacagcccaaagacaagCTCACTGGGTTCATCGGACACTCTAA
- the LOC128763499 gene encoding transcription factor 7-like 1-D isoform X1, producing MATVTIEQSSSSPEWMDFETDLDMVLSTMKSMFGELPSAAAPQESPHLPGNVLPEVEQSGFTDGLNGTGTVTHDINPFQCGATTVPPYGGVLADHNVGAARAGFMSGANMQPLCCQCTHGMRWLQFPPQFLVPQPGGPVAGALVSPMYLDNSFMPYGFVNHQQGACFPCQKEQVPALEGGSVSSPGSFHNGKQCVRTKPCPEPSPQVLTSKRKRGVEPNGAYIRRPPNAFMVFMRENREIITRTLKPKHSVETNTILGEMWRKMSTDEQEIYYQKAMEERRIHAEKYPEWSSQDNYGKKVKRQRKKKSIII from the exons ATGGCAACAGTCACAATAGAGCAGAGCAGTTCCTCACCTGAGTGGATGGACTTTGAGACAGACCTAGACATGGTCCTCTCGACTATGAAATCTATGTTTGGCGAGCTTCCATCTGCGGCTGCTCCTCAAGAATCTCCCCATTTACCTGGGAATGTCCTACCTGAGGTGGAACAAAGTGGTTTCACCGATGGACTCAATGGGACGGGGACGGTCACACACGACATCAACCCCTTCCAATGTGGAGCCACAACAGTGCCGCCATATGGAGGGGTCCTGGCAGATCACAATGTTGGGGCAGCACGTGCTGGTTTCATGTCAGGAGCCAACATGCAGCCCCTATGTTGTCAATGCACACATGGGATGAGATGGCTGCAGTTTCCCCCTCAGTTCCTGGTGCCACAGCCAGGTGGACCTGTGGCTGGTGCTCTTGTGAGCCCCATGTATCTGGACAACTCCTTCATGCCGTATGGTTTTGTGAACCATCAACAAGGTGCTTGTTTCCCATGCCAG AAGGAGCAAGTACCAGCCCTGGAAGGTGGCAGCGTGAGTTCCCCAGGTTCTTT CCACAATGGCAAGCAGTGTGTCCGAACCAAACCCTGCCCTGAGCCTTCACCTCAGGTCCTCACGTCCAA ACGCAAACGTGGTGTGGAACCAAACGGAGCCTACATCAGGAGACCACCCAATGCCTTCATGGTCTTCATGAGGGAGAACAGGGAGATCATCACTCGTACCCTAAAACCCAAACACAGCGTGGAGACCAACACCATCCTGGGAGAGATG TGGAGGAAAATGTCAACAGATGAGCAGGAGATTTATTACCAGAAGGCAATGGAGGAGCGAAGAATCCATGCAGAGAAATACCCGGAGTGGTCCAGCCAGGACAACTAT ggaaagaaggtcaagaggcagagaaagaaaaaaagcatcatcATCTGA
- the LOC128763499 gene encoding transcription factor 7-like 1 isoform X2, producing the protein MATVTIEQSSSSPEWMDFETDLDMVLSTMKSMFGELPSAAAPQESPHLPGNVLPEVEQSGFTDGLNGTGTVTHDINPFQCGATTVPPYGGVLADHNVGAARAGFMSGANMQPLCCQCTHGMRWLQFPPQFLVPQPGGPVAGALVSPMYLDNSFMPYGFVNHQQGACFPCQKEQVPALEGGSCVRTKPCPEPSPQVLTSKRKRGVEPNGAYIRRPPNAFMVFMRENREIITRTLKPKHSVETNTILGEMWRKMSTDEQEIYYQKAMEERRIHAEKYPEWSSQDNYGKKVKRQRKKKSIII; encoded by the exons ATGGCAACAGTCACAATAGAGCAGAGCAGTTCCTCACCTGAGTGGATGGACTTTGAGACAGACCTAGACATGGTCCTCTCGACTATGAAATCTATGTTTGGCGAGCTTCCATCTGCGGCTGCTCCTCAAGAATCTCCCCATTTACCTGGGAATGTCCTACCTGAGGTGGAACAAAGTGGTTTCACCGATGGACTCAATGGGACGGGGACGGTCACACACGACATCAACCCCTTCCAATGTGGAGCCACAACAGTGCCGCCATATGGAGGGGTCCTGGCAGATCACAATGTTGGGGCAGCACGTGCTGGTTTCATGTCAGGAGCCAACATGCAGCCCCTATGTTGTCAATGCACACATGGGATGAGATGGCTGCAGTTTCCCCCTCAGTTCCTGGTGCCACAGCCAGGTGGACCTGTGGCTGGTGCTCTTGTGAGCCCCATGTATCTGGACAACTCCTTCATGCCGTATGGTTTTGTGAACCATCAACAAGGTGCTTGTTTCCCATGCCAG AAGGAGCAAGTACCAGCCCTGGAAGGTGGCAGC TGTGTCCGAACCAAACCCTGCCCTGAGCCTTCACCTCAGGTCCTCACGTCCAA ACGCAAACGTGGTGTGGAACCAAACGGAGCCTACATCAGGAGACCACCCAATGCCTTCATGGTCTTCATGAGGGAGAACAGGGAGATCATCACTCGTACCCTAAAACCCAAACACAGCGTGGAGACCAACACCATCCTGGGAGAGATG TGGAGGAAAATGTCAACAGATGAGCAGGAGATTTATTACCAGAAGGCAATGGAGGAGCGAAGAATCCATGCAGAGAAATACCCGGAGTGGTCCAGCCAGGACAACTAT ggaaagaaggtcaagaggcagagaaagaaaaaaagcatcatcATCTGA
- the LOC128763496 gene encoding uncharacterized protein LOC128763496 isoform X3 yields the protein MATVTIEQSSSSPEWMDFETDLDMVLSTMKSMFGELPSAPAPQESPHLPGYVLPEVEQSGFTDGLNGTGTVTHDINPFQCGATTVPPYGGVLADHNVGAARAGFMSGANMQPLCCQCPHGMRWLQFPPQFLVPQPDGPVAGVSPMYLDNSFMPYGFVNHQQGACFPCQKEQVPALEGGSVSSPGSLRKRGVEPNGAYIRRPPNAFMVFMRENREIITRTLKPKHSVETNTILGEMWRKMSTDEQEIYYQKAMEERRIHTEKYPEWSSQDNYGKKVKRQRKKTSSEVRVHLLFCEYEIKIYFLNLNEAPDFVRMFFIEVLWFGRMFSLYICIWTSNTEVDGVCYSAMFHVLSSTSGSVFMSSLKTVCPPKNWTYSLLKLMSVRSAKC from the exons ATGGCAACAGTCACAATAGAGCAGAGCAGTTCCTCACCTGAGTGGATGGACTTTGAGACAGACCTAGACATGGTCCTCTCGACTATGAAATCTATGTTTGGCGAGCTTCCATCTGCGCCTGCTCCTCAAGAATCTCCCCATTTACCTGGGTATGTCCTACCTGAGGTGGAACAAAGTGGTTTCACCGATGGACTCAATGGGACGGGGACGGTCACACACGACATCAACCCCTTCCAATGTGGAGCCACAACAGTGCCACCATATGGAGGAGTCCTGGCAGATCACAATGTTGGGGCAGCACGTGCTGGTTTCATGTCAGGAGCCAACATGCAGCCCCTATGTTGTCAATGCCCACATGGGATGAGATGGCTGCAGTTTCCCCCTCAGTTCCTGGTGCCACAGCCAGATGGACCTGTGGCTGGTGTGAGCCCCATGTATCTGGACAACTCCTTCATGCCGTATGGTTTTGTGAACCATCAACAAGGTGCTTGTTTCCCATGCCAG AAGGAGCAAGTACCAGCCCTGGAAGGTGGCAGCGTGAGTTCCCCAGGCTCTTT ACGCAAACGTGGTGTGGAACCAAACGGAGCCTACATCAGGAGACCACCCAATGCCTTCATGGTCTTCATGAGGGAGAACAGGGAGATCATCACTCGTACCCTAAAACCCAAACACAGCGTGGAGACCAACACCATCCTGGGAGAGATG TGGAGGAAAATGTCAACAGATGAGCAGGAGATTTATTACCAGAAGGCAATGGAGGAGCGAAGAATCCACACGGAGAAATACCCGGAGTGGTCCAGCCAGGACAACTAT ggaAAGAAGGTCAAGAGGCAGAGAAAGAAAACTTCGTCTGAAGTTAGAGttcatcttttgttttgtgaatatgaaataaaaatatattttttaaatctaaacgAAGCACCTGATTTTGTCAGAatgttttttattgaagtaCTTTGGTTTGGAAGGATGTTTAGTTTGTATATCTGTATCTGGACTTCGAACACAGAGGTTGATGGTGTGTGTTACTCCGCAATGTTCCACGTTCTGTCTAGCACCAGTGGCAGTGTTTTCATGAGCTCTTTAAAAACTGTCTGTCCACCCAAGAACTGGACGTACAGCCTCCTGAAGTTGATGTCAGTGCGTTCAGCAAAGTGTTGA
- the LOC128763496 gene encoding protein pop-1-like isoform X2 has protein sequence MATVTIEQSSSSPEWMDFETDLDMVLSTMKSMFGELPSAPAPQESPHLPGYVLPEVEQSGFTDGLNGTGTVTHDINPFQCGATTVPPYGGVLADHNVGAARAGFMSGANMQPLCCQCPHGMRWLQFPPQFLVPQPDGPVAGVSPMYLDNSFMPYGFVNHQQGACFPCQEQVPALEGGSCVRTKPCPEPSPQVLTSKRKRGVEPNGAYIRRPPNAFMVFMRENREIITRTLKPKHSVETNTILGEMWRKMSTDEQEIYYQKAMEERRIHTEKYPEWSSQDNYGKKVKRQRKKTSSEVRVHLLFCEYEIKIYFLNLNEAPDFVRMFFIEVLWFGRMFSLYICIWTSNTEVDGVCYSAMFHVLSSTSGSVFMSSLKTVCPPKNWTYSLLKLMSVRSAKC, from the exons ATGGCAACAGTCACAATAGAGCAGAGCAGTTCCTCACCTGAGTGGATGGACTTTGAGACAGACCTAGACATGGTCCTCTCGACTATGAAATCTATGTTTGGCGAGCTTCCATCTGCGCCTGCTCCTCAAGAATCTCCCCATTTACCTGGGTATGTCCTACCTGAGGTGGAACAAAGTGGTTTCACCGATGGACTCAATGGGACGGGGACGGTCACACACGACATCAACCCCTTCCAATGTGGAGCCACAACAGTGCCACCATATGGAGGAGTCCTGGCAGATCACAATGTTGGGGCAGCACGTGCTGGTTTCATGTCAGGAGCCAACATGCAGCCCCTATGTTGTCAATGCCCACATGGGATGAGATGGCTGCAGTTTCCCCCTCAGTTCCTGGTGCCACAGCCAGATGGACCTGTGGCTGGTGTGAGCCCCATGTATCTGGACAACTCCTTCATGCCGTATGGTTTTGTGAACCATCAACAAGGTGCTTGTTTCCCATGCCAG GAGCAAGTACCAGCCCTGGAAGGTGGCAGC TGTGTCCGAACCAAACCCTGCCCTGAGCCTTCACCTCAGGTCCTCACGTCCAA ACGCAAACGTGGTGTGGAACCAAACGGAGCCTACATCAGGAGACCACCCAATGCCTTCATGGTCTTCATGAGGGAGAACAGGGAGATCATCACTCGTACCCTAAAACCCAAACACAGCGTGGAGACCAACACCATCCTGGGAGAGATG TGGAGGAAAATGTCAACAGATGAGCAGGAGATTTATTACCAGAAGGCAATGGAGGAGCGAAGAATCCACACGGAGAAATACCCGGAGTGGTCCAGCCAGGACAACTAT ggaAAGAAGGTCAAGAGGCAGAGAAAGAAAACTTCGTCTGAAGTTAGAGttcatcttttgttttgtgaatatgaaataaaaatatattttttaaatctaaacgAAGCACCTGATTTTGTCAGAatgttttttattgaagtaCTTTGGTTTGGAAGGATGTTTAGTTTGTATATCTGTATCTGGACTTCGAACACAGAGGTTGATGGTGTGTGTTACTCCGCAATGTTCCACGTTCTGTCTAGCACCAGTGGCAGTGTTTTCATGAGCTCTTTAAAAACTGTCTGTCCACCCAAGAACTGGACGTACAGCCTCCTGAAGTTGATGTCAGTGCGTTCAGCAAAGTGTTGA
- the LOC128763496 gene encoding protein pop-1-like isoform X1, whose amino-acid sequence MATVTIEQSSSSPEWMDFETDLDMVLSTMKSMFGELPSAPAPQESPHLPGYVLPEVEQSGFTDGLNGTGTVTHDINPFQCGATTVPPYGGVLADHNVGAARAGFMSGANMQPLCCQCPHGMRWLQFPPQFLVPQPDGPVAGVSPMYLDNSFMPYGFVNHQQGACFPCQKEQVPALEGGSCVRTKPCPEPSPQVLTSKRKRGVEPNGAYIRRPPNAFMVFMRENREIITRTLKPKHSVETNTILGEMWRKMSTDEQEIYYQKAMEERRIHTEKYPEWSSQDNYGKKVKRQRKKTSSEVRVHLLFCEYEIKIYFLNLNEAPDFVRMFFIEVLWFGRMFSLYICIWTSNTEVDGVCYSAMFHVLSSTSGSVFMSSLKTVCPPKNWTYSLLKLMSVRSAKC is encoded by the exons ATGGCAACAGTCACAATAGAGCAGAGCAGTTCCTCACCTGAGTGGATGGACTTTGAGACAGACCTAGACATGGTCCTCTCGACTATGAAATCTATGTTTGGCGAGCTTCCATCTGCGCCTGCTCCTCAAGAATCTCCCCATTTACCTGGGTATGTCCTACCTGAGGTGGAACAAAGTGGTTTCACCGATGGACTCAATGGGACGGGGACGGTCACACACGACATCAACCCCTTCCAATGTGGAGCCACAACAGTGCCACCATATGGAGGAGTCCTGGCAGATCACAATGTTGGGGCAGCACGTGCTGGTTTCATGTCAGGAGCCAACATGCAGCCCCTATGTTGTCAATGCCCACATGGGATGAGATGGCTGCAGTTTCCCCCTCAGTTCCTGGTGCCACAGCCAGATGGACCTGTGGCTGGTGTGAGCCCCATGTATCTGGACAACTCCTTCATGCCGTATGGTTTTGTGAACCATCAACAAGGTGCTTGTTTCCCATGCCAG AAGGAGCAAGTACCAGCCCTGGAAGGTGGCAGC TGTGTCCGAACCAAACCCTGCCCTGAGCCTTCACCTCAGGTCCTCACGTCCAA ACGCAAACGTGGTGTGGAACCAAACGGAGCCTACATCAGGAGACCACCCAATGCCTTCATGGTCTTCATGAGGGAGAACAGGGAGATCATCACTCGTACCCTAAAACCCAAACACAGCGTGGAGACCAACACCATCCTGGGAGAGATG TGGAGGAAAATGTCAACAGATGAGCAGGAGATTTATTACCAGAAGGCAATGGAGGAGCGAAGAATCCACACGGAGAAATACCCGGAGTGGTCCAGCCAGGACAACTAT ggaAAGAAGGTCAAGAGGCAGAGAAAGAAAACTTCGTCTGAAGTTAGAGttcatcttttgttttgtgaatatgaaataaaaatatattttttaaatctaaacgAAGCACCTGATTTTGTCAGAatgttttttattgaagtaCTTTGGTTTGGAAGGATGTTTAGTTTGTATATCTGTATCTGGACTTCGAACACAGAGGTTGATGGTGTGTGTTACTCCGCAATGTTCCACGTTCTGTCTAGCACCAGTGGCAGTGTTTTCATGAGCTCTTTAAAAACTGTCTGTCCACCCAAGAACTGGACGTACAGCCTCCTGAAGTTGATGTCAGTGCGTTCAGCAAAGTGTTGA
- the LOC128763496 gene encoding uncharacterized protein LOC128763496 isoform X4 produces the protein MATVTIEQSSSSPEWMDFETDLDMVLSTMKSMFGELPSAPAPQESPHLPGYVLPEVEQSGFTDGLNGTGTVTHDINPFQCGATTVPPYGGVLADHNVGAARAGFMSGANMQPLCCQCPHGMRWLQFPPQFLVPQPDGPVAGVSPMYLDNSFMPYGFVNHQQGACFPCQEQVPALEGGSVSSPGSLRKRGVEPNGAYIRRPPNAFMVFMRENREIITRTLKPKHSVETNTILGEMWRKMSTDEQEIYYQKAMEERRIHTEKYPEWSSQDNYGKKVKRQRKKTSSEVRVHLLFCEYEIKIYFLNLNEAPDFVRMFFIEVLWFGRMFSLYICIWTSNTEVDGVCYSAMFHVLSSTSGSVFMSSLKTVCPPKNWTYSLLKLMSVRSAKC, from the exons ATGGCAACAGTCACAATAGAGCAGAGCAGTTCCTCACCTGAGTGGATGGACTTTGAGACAGACCTAGACATGGTCCTCTCGACTATGAAATCTATGTTTGGCGAGCTTCCATCTGCGCCTGCTCCTCAAGAATCTCCCCATTTACCTGGGTATGTCCTACCTGAGGTGGAACAAAGTGGTTTCACCGATGGACTCAATGGGACGGGGACGGTCACACACGACATCAACCCCTTCCAATGTGGAGCCACAACAGTGCCACCATATGGAGGAGTCCTGGCAGATCACAATGTTGGGGCAGCACGTGCTGGTTTCATGTCAGGAGCCAACATGCAGCCCCTATGTTGTCAATGCCCACATGGGATGAGATGGCTGCAGTTTCCCCCTCAGTTCCTGGTGCCACAGCCAGATGGACCTGTGGCTGGTGTGAGCCCCATGTATCTGGACAACTCCTTCATGCCGTATGGTTTTGTGAACCATCAACAAGGTGCTTGTTTCCCATGCCAG GAGCAAGTACCAGCCCTGGAAGGTGGCAGCGTGAGTTCCCCAGGCTCTTT ACGCAAACGTGGTGTGGAACCAAACGGAGCCTACATCAGGAGACCACCCAATGCCTTCATGGTCTTCATGAGGGAGAACAGGGAGATCATCACTCGTACCCTAAAACCCAAACACAGCGTGGAGACCAACACCATCCTGGGAGAGATG TGGAGGAAAATGTCAACAGATGAGCAGGAGATTTATTACCAGAAGGCAATGGAGGAGCGAAGAATCCACACGGAGAAATACCCGGAGTGGTCCAGCCAGGACAACTAT ggaAAGAAGGTCAAGAGGCAGAGAAAGAAAACTTCGTCTGAAGTTAGAGttcatcttttgttttgtgaatatgaaataaaaatatattttttaaatctaaacgAAGCACCTGATTTTGTCAGAatgttttttattgaagtaCTTTGGTTTGGAAGGATGTTTAGTTTGTATATCTGTATCTGGACTTCGAACACAGAGGTTGATGGTGTGTGTTACTCCGCAATGTTCCACGTTCTGTCTAGCACCAGTGGCAGTGTTTTCATGAGCTCTTTAAAAACTGTCTGTCCACCCAAGAACTGGACGTACAGCCTCCTGAAGTTGATGTCAGTGCGTTCAGCAAAGTGTTGA
- the LOC128763496 gene encoding uncharacterized protein LOC128763496 isoform X5 has protein sequence MATVTIEQSSSSPEWMDFETDLDMVLSTMKSMFGELPSAPAPQESPHLPGYVLPEVEQSGFTDGLNGTGTVTHDINPFQCGATTVPPYGGVLADHNVGAARAGFMSGANMQPLCCQCPHGMRWLQFPPQFLVPQPDGPVAGVSPMYLDNSFMPYGFVNHQQGACFPCQKEQVPALEGGSCVRTKPCPEPSPQVLTSKRKRGVEPNGAYIRRPPNAFMVFMRENREIITRTLKPKHSVETNTILGEMVEFACSLCACWGFLRVLQFPPTAQRQAHWVHRTL, from the exons ATGGCAACAGTCACAATAGAGCAGAGCAGTTCCTCACCTGAGTGGATGGACTTTGAGACAGACCTAGACATGGTCCTCTCGACTATGAAATCTATGTTTGGCGAGCTTCCATCTGCGCCTGCTCCTCAAGAATCTCCCCATTTACCTGGGTATGTCCTACCTGAGGTGGAACAAAGTGGTTTCACCGATGGACTCAATGGGACGGGGACGGTCACACACGACATCAACCCCTTCCAATGTGGAGCCACAACAGTGCCACCATATGGAGGAGTCCTGGCAGATCACAATGTTGGGGCAGCACGTGCTGGTTTCATGTCAGGAGCCAACATGCAGCCCCTATGTTGTCAATGCCCACATGGGATGAGATGGCTGCAGTTTCCCCCTCAGTTCCTGGTGCCACAGCCAGATGGACCTGTGGCTGGTGTGAGCCCCATGTATCTGGACAACTCCTTCATGCCGTATGGTTTTGTGAACCATCAACAAGGTGCTTGTTTCCCATGCCAG AAGGAGCAAGTACCAGCCCTGGAAGGTGGCAGC TGTGTCCGAACCAAACCCTGCCCTGAGCCTTCACCTCAGGTCCTCACGTCCAA ACGCAAACGTGGTGTGGAACCAAACGGAGCCTACATCAGGAGACCACCCAATGCCTTCATGGTCTTCATGAGGGAGAACAGGGAGATCATCACTCGTACCCTAAAACCCAAACACAGCGTGGAGACCAACACCATCCTGGGAGAGATG gtggagtttgcatgttctctctgTGCCTGTTGGGGCTTTCTCCGggttctccagtttcctcccacagcccaaagacaagCTCACTGGGTTCATCGGACACTCTAA
- the ift20 gene encoding intraflagellar transport protein 20 homolog produces the protein MTSPASLGFGTMADDRLAEAGFYFDEVNKLRALDPEVSQKTSELKEECKEFVDKIGHFQKIVGGLIELVDELAKETETEKLKAIGARNLLKSVAKQRESQQQQLRALIAEKKMQLERYRIEYEALSKVESEQNEFIDQFILQK, from the exons ATGACTTCCCC TGCCTCATTGGGCTTTGGAACCATGGCCGACGACCGGTTAGCGGAAGCAGGCTTTTACTTTGATGAAGTCAATAAGCTGCGGGCTTTGGATCCAGAGGTCAGTCAGAAGACCTCTGAGCTGAAGGAGGAGTGCAAAGAGTTTGTGGACA AAATCGGACATTTCCAGAAGATAGTTGGCGGCCTTATTGAACTGGTTGATGAACTTGCCAAAGAGACTGAGACCGAGAAACTGAAG GCCATCGGAGCTCGAAACCTGCTGAAGTCTGTGGCCAAGCAGAGAGAgtctcaacagcagcagctgcgtgCGCTGATAGCAGAGAAGAAGATGCAACTAGAGAG ATATCGGATCGAGTATGAAGCCTTGTCCAAAGTGGAGTCAGAACAGAACGAGTTCATCGACCAGTTCATTTTACAGAAGTGA